One part of the Muntiacus reevesi chromosome 18, mMunRee1.1, whole genome shotgun sequence genome encodes these proteins:
- the LOC136150130 gene encoding keratin, type I cytoskeletal 25, with protein sequence MSLRLPSGSRRASPRPTTGSLRLSGAGASFGAGNACSMPGIGSGFSCAFGGSSSGGNALGSNACAGFTVNEGGLLSGNEKVTMQNLNDRLASYLENVRALEEANADLEQKIKGWYEKFGPGSCRGLDHDYSRYFPIIEDLKNQIIASTTSNANAVLQIDNARLTADDFRLKYENELALHQSVESDVNGLRRVLDEITLCRTDLEIQYETLSEELTYLKKNHKEEMQVLQCAAGGNVNVEMNAAPGVDLTVLLNNMRAEYEALAEQNRRDAEAWFNEKSASLQQQITEDVGATTSARNELTEMKRNLQTLEIELQSLLATKHSLECSLTETEGNYCAQLAQIQAQIGALEEQLHQVRTETEGQKLEYEQLLDIKVHLEKEIETYCLLIGGDDGACKSGGYKSKDYGAGNVGNQMKVWRHLLAVVFYV encoded by the exons ATGTCTCTTCGACTTCCCAGTGGATCCAGGAGGGCCAGTCCCCGTCCCACCACCGGCTCTCTCAGGCTCTCTGGTGCGGGAGCCAGCTTTGGGGCTGGAAATGCTTGCAGCATGCCTGGAATTGGAAGCGGTTTCTCGTGTGCCTTTGGAGGCAGCTCGTCAGGAGGAAATGCCCTGGGGAGCAATGCCTGTGCTGGTTTTACTGTGAATGAGGGGGGCCTCCTTTCTGGCAATGAGAAGGTGACCATGCAGAATCTCAATGACCGCCTCGCCTCCTACCTGGAGAATGTTCGCGCCCTGGAGGAGGCCAATGCTGACCTGGAGCAGAAGATCAAGGGCTGGTATGAGAAATTTGGGCCCGGTTCTTGCCGTGGTCTTGATCACGATTATAGTAGATATTTCCCAATAATCGAGGATCTTAAAAACCAG ATCATTGCTTCTACCACCAGCAATGCCAATGCTGTTCTGCAGATTGATAATGCCAGGCTGACCGCTGATGATTTCAGACTCAA GTACgaaaatgagctggctcttcatcaGAGCGTAGAGAGTGATGTCAATGGGCTTCGCAGAGTTCTGGATGAAATCACCCTCTGCAGAACAGACTTGGAGATTCAGTATGAAACCCtgagtgaagagctgacttacctCAAAAAGAACCATAAAGAG gaaatgcaggttctgcAGTGCGCGGCCGGAGGCAACGTGAACGTGGAGATGAACGCAGCACCCGGCGTGGACCTTACGGTTCTGCTGAACAACATGCGGGCCGAGTACGAAGCCCTGGCCGAGCAGAACCGCAGGGACGCTGAGGCTTGGTTTAACGAAAAG AGCGCTTCGCTGCAACAGCAGATCACGGAGGATGTGGGAGCCACCACCTCAGCTAGGAACGAGCTGACAGAGATGAAGCGCAACCTCCAAACACTGGAAATTGAACTTCAGTCTCTCCTAGCCACG AAACACTCCCTGGAGTGCTCCTTGACGGAGACGGAGGGCAACTACTGTGCCCAGCTGGCCCAGATCCAGGCTCAGATCGGGGCCCTGGAGGAGCAGCTGCACCAGGTCAGGACCGAGACCGAGGGCCAGAAACTGGAGTATGAGCAGCTCCTGGACATCAAGGTCCACCTGGAAAAAGAAATCGAGACCTACTGTCTCCTCATTGGTGGAGATGATGG GGCTTGCAAGTCTGGAGGTTACAAGTCTAAAGACTATGGAGCTGGAAATGTGGGAAACCAAATGAAAG TTTGGCGCCACCTTCTGGCAGTTGTCTTCTATGTCTAA
- the KRT24 gene encoding keratin, type I cytoskeletal 24, with translation MSCSSRMSSSRTGGSSSVRVSAGGSSFSSGSRYGLGGGSARGFRGGAGSCGLSGGASGGFGGGFGSSSIGGGFGGASGSGIGFGGGSGFGGGSSFGGGSGFGGGSGFGGSAGYGGGARGGFYSYGGGVGAGLGGSLGDGGLFSGGEKQTMQNLNDRLANYLDKVRALEEANADLENKIKEWYEKFGPRSGDGGAGRDYSKYYPIIEDLRNQIITATIENAGIVLQIDNARLAADDFRLKYENELHLRQTVEADINGLRKVLDDLTMTRSDLEMQIESLTEELAYLKKNHEEEMKSMQGSSGGDVTVEMNAAPGTDLTKLLNDMRAQYEELAEQNRREAEEQFNKQSASLQAQISTDAGAASSAKNEITELKRTLQALEIELQSQLAMKSSLEGTLADTEANYMVQLSQIQMQISSLEEQICQIRGETECQNAEYEQLLDIKTRLEMEIETYRRLLDGEGGGSGFGGSDFRSSGSRNMGSRDSSMSDGSRSGTSVQGRDPSKSRVTKTIIEEVVDGKVISSQVSNVSEVKLK, from the exons ATGTCTTGCTCATCtcgcatgtcctcctccaggactgGAGGCAGCAGCTCCGTCAGGGTTTCTGCTGGTGGCAGCAGCTTCAGCAGCGGAAGCAGATACGGTCTCGGGGGAGGCTCTGCCCGGGGCTTCCGAGGAGGGGCCGGCAGCTGTGGCCTGAGTGGGGGCGCAAGCGGAGGCTTTGGAGGGGGCTTTGGTAGCTCCTCCATAGGGGGCGGTTTTGGAGGAGCTTCCGGTTCTGGGATTGGCTTTGGTGGAGGCTCTGGTTTTGGCGGAGGCTCTAGCTTTGGCGGGGGTTCTGGCTTCGGCGGGGGTTCTGGCTTCGGCGGGAGTGCGGGATACGGCGGAGGCGCTCGCGGAGGTTTCTACAGCTATGGTGGTGGCGTGGGTGCTGGCCTGGGTGGTAGCCTTGGTGACGGGGGGCTTTTCTCTGGAGGTGAAAAGCAAACCATGCAGAACCTCAATGACCGGCTGGCCAATTACCTAGATAAAGTCAGGGCCCTGGAAGAAGCCAACGCTGACCTAGAGAACAAAATCAAGGAGTGGTATGAGAAATTTGGACCCAGGTCTGGGGATGGTGGAGCTGGAAGAGATTACAGCAAATACTATCCAATCATTGAAGATCTCAGGAATCAG ATCATTACTGCCACCATTGAAAATGCTGGGATCGTTCTGCAAATTGATAATGCCAGACTGGCTGCTGATGACTTCAGACTGAA ATACGAGAACGAGCTGCATCTCCGGCAGACCGTGGAGGCTGACATCAATGGCCTGCGGAAAGTCTTGGATGACCTGACCATGACTCGCTCTGACCTGGAGATGCAGATTGAGAGCCTCACTGAGGAGCTGGCCTACCTGAAGAAGAACCACGAGGAG GAAATGAAGAGTATGCAAGGAAGCTCCGGAGGGGATGTGACTGTGGAAATGAACGCTGCCCCAGGCACGGACCTGACTAAGTTACTGAATGACATGAGGGCACAGTATGAGGAGCTGGCTGAGCAGAACCGCCGTGAGGCCGAGGAGCAGTTCAACAAGCAG agTGCCTCACTGCAAGCGCAGATCTCTACTGATGCCGGGGCAGCCAGTTCCGCCAAGAATGAGATCACAGAACTGAAACGCACTCTGCAAGCCCTGGAAATTGAGCTGCAGTCCCAACTGGCCATG aAAAGCTCCTTGGAAGGGACCTTGGCCGACACGGAGGCCAACTACATGGTGCAGCTGTCACAAATTCAGATGCAGATCAGCAGCCTGGAGGAGCAGATCTGCCAGATCCGGGGTGAGACCGAATGCCAGAATGCAGAATATGAGCAGCTGCTGGACATCAAGACCCGCCTGGAGATGGAGATTGAGACCTACCGCCGCCTGCTTGATGGAGAAGGAGG tgGTTCTGGTTTTGGAGGATCTGATTTTAGAAGTTCAGGATCCAGAAACATGGGATCCAGGGATTCATCCATGTCTGATGGCTCAAGATCTGGAACTTCTGTCCAAGgcagag ACCCAAGCAAGAGTAGAGTGACTAAGACCATCATAGAAGAGGTGGTGGATGGCAAAGTCATCTCATCTCAAGTCAGCAATGTTTCTGAAGTGAAACTGAAATAA